The DNA region CAGAACCAGCTCGACGGCCTCGCGTTCGCTCTGAAGACCAATGCCAATGGTCTGTTCTTCGGCCAGCTCGAACTGGAACCACCGGCTTTCACCGGGACCCAGACGCACGGACGGGCTCAGTCCTTCCGACAGGGTTTCGGCCGGCTCGGCGGTGACCTCGGGAAGGCCATCGGCCTGCTGACCCGGGGCCGCGGCAAAGCGCAGCTGCCATTGCCCGGCCGGCAGGATCGTCCAATGGCTATGGCCGCCCGGCAACCAGCGCTCGATGAGCTGATCGTCCAGGCGCAACTGCAGCAATCCATCCTGGTGCGGGCGAATGCGCTGCGCCTTCCGGCCGTCGCTGTCGATGGCGAGCGTCTCGCCGTCGAGCCGGTCGGGTTGCCATAGCGCCCAGTGTTCCGGGCCGTGGCGAAGCAGAACACGCCGGCCTCTCGCTGGGTCGATGACGTCGTCCTGCGGCCGGCTGCGCTGTCCGTCTTCGTCGATCTGCCAGTACGCCCGGCTGTCCCCGGCCAGGCGCAGGGGCCGATCGGAGCTCAGGCGCCACTCCTGCCAGCCGCTGTAGCCGCTTTGCCCGGCCCATTGCCAGGGGGTGTTCAGTTCGTCGGCCCCGAGCTCGACGCGGACCTTGAATGACTGGTCCTGGTCGCTGGCGTTGATCAGCCAGAGCGTATCGCCGTCGGCATCCAGGCGCACGCTGGCCGGTTCGGTGCCGGCAGACATCAGTTGTTGCAGTGTGCTGTTGTCGTCACTCGACAGGGCGGCGGCGCCGCCGGCTGGCAGGGCGACGCGCAGCGGACGGCCTGCCGGCCGTTCAAGATGCGCGGCACTGCCGGCCGGCAGGCGGATCAGGCGACTGCCGGAGTCCAGTGCGCCATGGGATTGTATTTCCAGGCGCTGTTCGCGCAGCCGTGCCGGTTGTTGTGCGCGGCGTTGATCGGCGCGGGCCAGGTGCAGGCGTTCGACCGCTGTGCCCGGCAGGGCCAGGGCCATGGCGTTCGAACCGGCCTGACCGGGAAGCTGCAAACCGAAGGCCCAGCCGCTGCCGCGGCCGTTGGCCAGTGCCTGCAACTGCACCGTGGCCACGGCCGAGTCGAGCTGCCAGACCCTCAGGCTGTTCTCATCGGCATCGACCATGATCTCGCGGGAGTCGCCCACCGGCAGGCGCAGCGTTGATTCGGCGGCAAGACGAACCGCCTGCAGCTTGTGCGGTTGATGACCCTGCTCTCCCATCAGCCAGATCACCGGGCGGGAGGCCGGTATCCAGCCATGATCCACGCCGGTCAGTTCGCGTCCGCCTTCCAGCCAGTGCCAGCCGGTCAGATCGGAGGGGTGCAGGCGTGACAGGCCGTGGTGATCACGCCCGACGGCCAGCAACTCAAGCCCGGACAGCGGTGCTTTAAGTGACATCAATTCGCCGGCCACCGGGGATCGTGTGTCGGCATCGGCCAGGCCCAGCCGGATGGGCGCGGGCACGTCGTCCAGCGGCCAGGCGCGCAGCCGCAACTCGGCGCCGGCGGCTTCCGGGTCGAGCACGAAGCCGCCCAGCGTCGTTCGGCCGGTGCGGTTGCTCAAGACTTCCCAGCCGGTCTCGCCGCGCTGTTCCAGTGACACCCCGTGGGTGGCATGCGAGCGACTGGCAAAGGCCAGCAGCAGCCCGTGTTCGGGAATCGTGTCGGGAACATTGACGGCCATGCTCTCGGCCTGGCCGCCGGCAATCTCGCGCTGCTCGCCCATGGCCAGCGGTCGTCCTTCCGGCAGGGCGATGCGGTCGTAGTGCAGGTCGACAGAGCCGCTGCCCGAATTCACGGCGCTCAGACGGAGCCGGTATCGGCCGGCCGGCAGCTGGCGGCTGATCAGCATGTTCCAGTCGTCCGGGCGGTGGTCGCTGAAGTCGATCCGCTGTCCGTCTTCGTCTTCCAGCCGGGCCTGCAGGTCGAGCCGGCCTCCGGTCCAGAGACGCACCAGCGCCGCTTCGTCCAGTGACAGCCAGTGGTCGCTGGGCAGTCGCGCCTGTCGGCGCTGTCCGGGCACCAGTTCCCGCGTGCGCAGTCGCAGCGAGTAGTCACGACGATCATCCACGCGCGCGGCCTGGACGGCCAGCCGGTAGTTGCCGGCCGGCAGGGTCTGGAAACGTCCGGCGGCAAAGTCCGACACCGGCTGCCAGTCGTCGTCTTCCCTGTATTTCAGGCGCGCCTCCATGGCCTCATCCAGCGTCAGCCTGACGCGCATCCGGTCGGGCAGGTTGAAGTCCCACAGGTCGGGCTGGCGCGGCTCGCTTTCGCGCCAGTGGTGTGTCAGGCGCTGATTGGCTTCGAGTCTGTGGGGGCCGTGGCCCTGGAAAACGGGCGTGGGTGCCGGATGTTCGGGCCGCACCGAGGTCAGCACCCGCGCGGCAACGGCGCCCGGCAGCACCACGATACGATGCCGGCCGGGCTGCAGTTCGGCCGTCAGGGGCGTGGAAGATCCGGGGCGAACAACGGGCCAGCCATCGGGGCCTTCGATCTGTACGCTGAAGTCGCTCTTCAGCCCCCGGGCCTGAATCCGATAGCGCCCGGCCTGCTCGATGTCGATCTCGTAGACTGCGGCCTTGCCGGGCTCGATCGTGGTCCGGCCGGTGGCTTCGAGATCGAGCTCGCCGGCATCCAGCAGCGGTGTGGCGGCCACCTGCAGCCCCAGTTCCCCGGCACTGCGACCGCGCACGGCGTTGACCATGCGGTACTCGCCCGGCCCGAGGTGGCGTTGCAGCAGGAAATTACGGCCGCTGCCGCCGGCCGAAGATGAACCCAGGTCGACCCGTACCCGATTGCGCAAGCTGACTTCGGTGTCGAGCAGGCCAATGGTCTCCAGGCGGTACAGGGCGGGCCGGGTGACCTGCACCAGGTGACTGCGTTCGCTGCCGCGTCTCATGTCGAGGATCACGGGCTGCCCGGTTCTGAGCGTGGGCAGGGGGCGGCGCTCCGGCTCCTGTTCAAGGGTCAGGCCGCTGAGCTCGTCGATGCTCTCGGGGCCGAAGTCGGGCAGCGATGCGTGCAGGTTGTAGATCTCGGCCTTCTCGCCCTGATTGCGTACCCAGACGGTATGCGTTCCCACTTGACCCAGGCTCAGCTCGTCTTGCCAGGGCCCGTCGGCCGACAGGCCGATATCCAGCCTGCTGCCATCGGCGCGGCTGGCGCGAACCACCTGGCCGGCGCGGCCGCGAACCTCGAAGGAGCGCTGGCTTTCGGCCGCCTGGGTGACCGGCAAGGGGGTGTCCAGCCGTAGTGGCAGTGGCCGCAGTATCGCGCCGCCGTGGCCCTGGTCGAAGTCGTTCAGGCGCAGTATTCGGCGATTGCGCGAGGTGACCGATTCTAGAACGCCGCGGTCGCGTTCGCCGGATTCGACGGGTACGGTCTCCGGCCGGGTGGCCGTGTGTCGAAGACGCAGTTCGGCGATGCCGGGATGGTTGCGAGCCGGCCTCAGCTGGAGGGCGTAGAGGCCTTCGTTCAGGGTGAGATCCTTGCGCGACGAAAACTGCCATTCACCGGCCAGCCCGTGGCGGGTATCCGAGTACAGGGGCCTGAGTTTCCATTCGACCATGGCCTCGGACTGCTCGGTCAGTTCGATGCGGTACTCGCCGGAACGGGCGACCCGGAACAGCAGCTCGGTCTGGCGCAGAAGGTTGAAGCGCCGGGCCCAGCCGCGCTCGGTGTCGAGTACCGGCATCTGCTCGGTCACGACCTCGAACTCCCCGCTGCGCCGATATCGGTCGATCACCAGGGCCGTGGCGTCAATGGTGTCGCGCGGGTCGCTGGCGCCGACCAGGCTGATCAGGTGTGGGTCGCGACCGAGCTGACTCAGCGGGTAGGAGCGACCCTGGTGCAGCGCGGCAAGACGGTAGCGACCGCCCGGCCGGTAACGGACCTGCAGCAGGCGCTCGCCCGGGCTGGTGTCGGAGATCACCAGCCTCGGGTCGCGCGCGTTGCGCGACATGTTCCGCACGTTGCCGCTGGTGCGGTTCGGATCGGTGCCGGCGCTCCAGCGGGAGACGGCCAGCCTGGCGGTGTCGGCCTCTTCGGGTCTGAGTTCGAACAGGTTGGGGCCTTCTTCCACGCGCCAGTAGTCCACCCCGAACGGGCTGGTTTCATACTCCCACCAGCCCCAGGCCGGCATGCGGGGCACGCCCTTGCGCACATAAAGCGATACATCGTCGCTGTCCTCGGCCCAGGTGGTGCCGGGGCCGCCGTAGGCGGCCAGACGATAGGTGCCGGCCTCCAGGCGGGTGTGAATGCGACGCCAGGCCAGCGGTTCGCCGCCGGCCGGATCGATCTCGCGTGCTTCGGGTTCCAGGTCCTCGATCCAGTCGCCGTTGCGCCACAGACGGACGTCGGCCAGGTAGCGTCCGGCCAGTTCGATGGTGACCGTGCGCGGGCGATCCACCACCAACCACCAGGAACGCTGCTCGAAATCCTGCAACTCGGTGGTCAGCAGGCGGGTTTCCTCAAGTACCGGCAGGTCATCGAAATCGTTGCGCTCGGTGAATGGATGCAGGTGCATCTCGATCTCGCCGGTGGCATCGGCGGGTGCGTGCAGGCGCACTTTCAGTTCACCGGCCTCGGCGATCAGGTCCTGGCGTTCGGGGTGTCGCGCCGACGGGCCCATGATGTGATCGACGGTCTGCACGGCCACCGGCTGTTCGCCCCGGGCGACAACGGCGTAGCGCCCGTCGGCCGGCAACGCAACCACCTGCTCGATCAGCGCCTGAGCGGGCCAGGTCTGGTGCAACGGTTGGTCGGTGACCGGCAGCAGTTCACCGGCCATGGCCGGCAGGCAGAGCAGTCCCAGGCAGCCGGCCAGGCAACGAAAACGATCACGAGCCATGCAAACTCTCCCCGAATAGCGCGCCCGTCCGGGCGCTTGAACGACAGATGTGAAAGCCGGGTAGATTACAGCACGCTGGCCGGGCAGGCACGGGGCGTGGTCATGGCCATACCGGGGCAGAATGTGGCAGAAATGTGGCAGGACAGCTCAGGATGAGCTCGTGGCGCTTCCCAGGCGGCGCGGATCGGCTGCTGCCGCGTCCGGCCCGACGGCATGAACGCCACCGAAATACATGTTGCGCTCGGGCCAGCGTCGGGCGTGGGGTTGGTGTTCATCCAGCCACTCGGTCACTCCATCGGGCCAGGCGCCCTCTTCCAGTTCGATGGCCAGTTGGCCGTTCTCCAGGTGCATGCGCGGGGCGGCGATTGCCGCATCCAGCGGCAGGTCGAAATCGACCAGGTTGCAGATCACCTGTGCCAGCGCCGTGCGGATACGGTTGGAGCCGCCGCTGCCCAGCAGCCAGCGGCTCTGACCCCGGCGGAGCATCATGGGAGCCATCATCGAGGCCAGGCGGCGGTTGGTGGGCCAGCGGTGAAAACCGTTGCGGTTGAGATCTTCCTCCCCCAGCATGTTGTTGAGCAGGATGCCGGTGCCGGGCAGCACGTAACCCGAGCCCTCGCCGTTGGACAGGGTCAGGCTGATGCCCAGTTCATGCCCGTCGTCGATGCTGATCTGGGTGGTGCCCCGCCTGGCCTGCGGGCCGGCCTGCATCAGGGCCAGGAAAGCCTTTCTCAGTGCCCGGTCGCTGTTGAACAGTTCCGGCTGCTCCAGTTTCCGGCGCCATTGCTCGGTCTGCTCCAGTGATTGCAGCAGGGCCTTGAGGTGGGGGGCATTGCCGAACGCCTGCCCGCCGGGCAGGTGTTGCTCCAGCCCGTGGCTGGCCAGTGCCAGCATCATGCCGCCAAAAGCCGGTGGCGGCGTGGACCAGATGCGTGCATCGCGATATGTCCAGCTCAGGGGGCGCCGCCAGCGCGGCCGGTAGCAGGCCAGGTCCTCCAGGCCAAGATGCCCGCCGTTGTCGGCCGAGTCGCTTGCAAGCTGTCGCGCCGTATCGCCCTGGTAGAACAGGACCACACCCTCGCGGCCCATGGCATCGAGAAAGTCAGCCAGTGGCCGATTGCGAATCAGTGTTCCTTCAGTTGGCAGGGCGTCGTGACGATCATTCAGGCCGAACAGGCGCGCACAGTCATCGCTGGCGCGCACGATGGGCTCGAGAATGCGCACCGTGTAGTGCTGAATGGCATTGAGTGCCACGCCCTGGCGTGCCAGTTCCATGGCCGGTTCGACCAGCGTCGAGAGTGGTACACGGCCATGACGTTCGTGCAGGGCCGAAAGCCCGGCCAGCATTCCGGGCGTGGCGATCGAGGCCATGCCGACGTGGAATTCCTGTACATCCGGGCCGAAGTTGCCGAGGATCGGATAGAAGTCCAGCGCATCGCGACGGCGTCTGCGTGGTGTCTGGGTGAAGGCATCCAGCGCCAGCGGCGCCCGACCGCGGCAGTGCACCAGGCCGTGCAGGCCGCCGCCGATGGAGCACAACAACGGTTCGGCCACCGCGGCGGCCAGCGCTGCGGACACGGCCGCATCGGCCGCATTGCCCCCGGCACGCAATATCGCCACTGCCGCCTGAGTGGTCTCCTCATGTCCGCTGGCCACCCGCCAGCCGGCCCGCCGTGATCGTCCGGGTTTCATGGATAGTGACTCTGCCACAGAAGGGGGCGCATTGCCGGTCCATCGTAGCGGCCGACCCTGTTCTTCTCCCGACGTCCCGGCCGGACTGACACCTCCCCCGTCGTCCCGGCCGGACCTAGTATCTCCTCCCATCGTCCCGGCCGTAGCGTAGCGGAGAGCCGGGACCTCGCAGTTTTCCGTTGGCACGGCGCCGTGCTAGGCATCACCGTGCGGGGTCCCGGATATCGCCTGCGGCGATTCCGGGACGACGAGGGGTGGCGGCTTGCTTTTCACCTGCATATGTCAGACAATATCCGGCTATTTTCAATCGACCCAGGAACCACCTGTCATGAAGCCCGAAATCCATCCCGAATACCGTGAAGTGGTGTTCCAGGACACATCCAGCGACCTGGTCTTCAAGACCCGTTCGACCGTTCAGACCAAGGACACCATCAAGTGGGAAGACGGCAACGAGTATCCGCTGGTCAAGGTGGAAGTCTCGAGCAAGTCTCATCCCTTCTACACCGGCAAGCACAAGATCATGGACTCCGGTGGCCGTGTCGACCGCTTCAAGCAGCGCTACGGCAAGGGCAAGAAGTAAGCTCTCACGCGTGGTCGTGTCTGCCGGCGCACTGCACCGGCAGCCAGCCCCAGGCGGATCATTTCCGCATTTTTCACGCCTCCGCTTCGCTACCTGCGAGTGGCGGTGCCTGCCCGTTTTACCTGCCTGCTGGTTTGTCTCGCCCCGATCGGCCATAATCGGTGGTCAGGGAACTGCTGATCGAGGAGCAAACCGATGAAGGTCAAGGGATTTACGATGATCGAGCTGTTGATCGCGGTGGTGATTGTCGCGGTGCTGGCAGCCATTGCCATTCCCATGTATCAGGATCATGTCGATCGTACCCGCCGTGCCGATGCCGTGACCGGCCTGACGGAGCTGGCCCAGGAGCTGGAGCGCTGCTTTACGAGGAACAATTCCTACACCGGCACTGGCTGTCCCTCGGGAACCGAGTCGTCACCGGACGGCCACTACAACATTGCGATCACCGCCGGCGACGACAGCTTTACACTGGCGGCAACACCCACTGGCGTTCAGGATCGTGATGACTGCCGCGAGTTGTCACTGACTCACCGCGGCGAGAGAGATGCCAATCCGGACATGGCTGAATGCTGGAGAACCGAATGAGGGTTCAGGCCGAATAGCATTCCGGCAGCGCTGCTCCGGCAGCCTTCAGGCACTGGCTTGCGGAGGCTGCTCGCTGTCGGAGTCGGCCGTTTCATCCTGTTCGGGGTACATTTCCAGCACCGCCGGCGAGGTGGCGAACTGTGGAACCCAGTCCCCTTGGTCATCGGCCGGTACCGGCGGGCTGACCAGCATGCGGTAACGGGCGAAGCCGGCGGGGATGAAGGCGGCCAGGGCGATGAAGGCCAGCAGGCTGGTTGGATGAACGTGCTGCATCAACACACCGGCGATCATGGGTCCGGCGATCGCACCTGAGCCATACATCAACTGAAGCGCCGAGGTGGTTTCCAGCATGTGTTCGGGGTCGACGTGGTCGTTGGTGTGGGCCGCCGACAGGGCGTAGATGCTGAAGGCCGTGGCGCCATAGGCGAATCCGCCGGCCAGCACCAGCACGGGCTCGATGCTGGCCAGCCACAGTGCCAGCAACGCGGCCAGGCCGGAAGACAGGCAGACCCAGCTCAGCACGGTGCGCCGATCGAAGCGATCGGATAGCCAGCCGACTGGCCACATCATCAGGATGCCGCCAAGAATGGTAAGTGCCATGAACCCGGCGATGCCGCCGGCGCCTAGTCCCAGGGCCGCGGCCATGACCGCACCCAGACCCCAGAATGCGCCGGTGCCGATGCCTGAAAAGACCGCTCCGACCACGCCCAGGGGAGAGATCGAGTACAGCTTTGAGAGCCCCAGTCGGTGCGATTCGACCAGCGGCGGTTCGCTGACCCGGGTCAGTGCCACCGGCACCAGGCCCAGAGACATCAGGACCGAGCCCAATGCGAACAGATGCAGCGTGGCGACATCGCCGGCCAGCAGCAGCAACTGTCCGATGCCCAGCCCGATCAGCGTGGTGGTCATGTAAACCGAGAAGATGTGGCCGCGTTGCTCGTTGCCGGTCTGCTCGTTGAGCCAGCTTTCGATGACGATGTAGAGTCCGACCACGCACACACCGGCCATGGCCCTGGCCAGCAGCCAGACTGTCGGGTGTATGAACAGCCCGTGCAGTAGCACGGTCACCGAGCACAGCGAGGCCAGCGTGGCGAACACGCGGATGTGCCCGACCCGCCGGATCATGTTGGGCACGATGAAGGTGCCGGCGACAAAGCCGGCAAAGTACCCTGCCATGACCAGGCCCAGCAGGGTGCTGGAGAATCCTTCTATCTGGCCGCGCACCCCCAGCAATGTGCCGATCAGGCCGTTGCCGGCCAGCATCAGGCCAATGCCGAAGAGCAGGGTGGTGATGGCGAAAATGCTGCGCATGGGGTGTCTGGGGTTTGCCAACGGTACGACGGTGTCAGAGCGTGATTGTAAGCCTGCCTCGACCGGCGTAAAGAACTATCGCGGCAGGAACAGCGCCTGCAGATCGTTGAGGTAGCGTTTGCCGCGGGCCGTTCGGAAGATGCACGTCTCGTCGCTGTCGATCAAACCCAGTTCGCGGGCCCGGTCCATGGATTCTGCAATGCGCTCGCGGTCCAGACCGGTGCGCGTCTCGAACTCTGTCCAGGGCACGGGCTGGTCCAGGCGGAAACGATTGAGAAAGTACTCGAAGGGCAGTTGCTCATCGGGCACGATGGCTTCTTCGGCAATAAACGACCCGTTCTCTTGTGCCTTCAGGTACGGGCGCGGATGGGACTTGCGGCGCGTGCGCAGAATATGGCCTTTGGCCGGCAGGGTGATCTTGCCATGGGCACCGGCGCCGATGCCCAGGTAGTCGCCGAAGCACCAGTAGTTCAGGTTGTGCCGGCTGGCCTGGCCCGGTGCGGCCCAGGCCGAAATCTCGTAGCTGGTCAGCCCCGCGTCCAGCAGGCGCTCCTGGCAGGTCTGCTGCATGTCCCAGATGATTTCTTCCTCGGGCAGTTCAGGCGGACGGGCGGCAAACACGGTGTTGGGCTCGATGGTGAGCTGGTAGTGCGACAGATGGCGCGGTTCGAAAGCCAGGGCCTGTTCCAGGTCCGCCAGCGCCTGCTCGATGGTCTGACCGGGCAGGGCCCACATCAGGTCCAGGTTGAAGCGTTCGAAGCCGGCGCGCGTGACCGCCTCGATGGCCCTGGAGGCCTCCGTGGCCGAATGAATCCGCCCCAGTCGCTTGAGTTGCTCGTTGTCGAAACTCTGCACCCCGAGGCTGATGCGATTGACGCCGGCGGCACGGTAACCCTCGAAACGATCATGTTCCACCGCGCCGGGATTGGCCTCCATGGTGATCTCGGCATCCGGCGCCAGCGCGAGGCGTGCGCGCACCCCCGAGAGCAGCCGATCAATGGCGTCGGCGGAAAACAGGCTGGGCGTGCCGCCGCCGATAAAGATGCTCGAGAGCGTTCGTCCCCACACCCGCGGCAGATCGACCTCCAGGTCGGCCAGCAGGGCATCGATGTAGTCGCCCTCGGGCAGTTCACCGGCCAGTGCATGCGAGTTGAAGTCGCAATATGGGCATTTGGCGATGCACCAGGGGAGGTGGAGGTAGAGGGAGAGGGGTGGGGGGGTTAGCACGGGGTGGGGGAGGGGTGTGTTAGGTGTTAAGTGTTAGGTGTGAAGTGTGAAGTGTGAAGTGTGAAGGGGTGGTGCTTTGAAGGTAGTGCCTGGTGCCTCGGGCCTCGAGCCTAGAACCTCGAACCTTGAACCTCGAACCTCGAACCTAGAACCTCGAACCTGCCTTTAATCGGTTGATCAGGTCTTTTAGGGCTTTGCCGCGGTGGCTGACTCGGGATTTTTCGCCCATTGGCAGTTCGGCGGCTGCGGCGCCGAGTTCGGTGTCGTAGAACAGGGGGTCGTAGCCGAAGCCGTCTTTGCCGCGTGGTGTTTCCAGGATGTGGCCTTGCCAGATTCCGTGGGTGATGATTGGGGCTGGGTCGCGGTCGTGTTGCAGCAAGACCAGGCAGCAGTGGAAGGCGGCGGCGC from Wenzhouxiangella sp. AB-CW3 includes:
- a CDS encoding gamma-glutamyltransferase, whose translation is MKPGRSRRAGWRVASGHEETTQAAVAILRAGGNAADAAVSAALAAAVAEPLLCSIGGGLHGLVHCRGRAPLALDAFTQTPRRRRRDALDFYPILGNFGPDVQEFHVGMASIATPGMLAGLSALHERHGRVPLSTLVEPAMELARQGVALNAIQHYTVRILEPIVRASDDCARLFGLNDRHDALPTEGTLIRNRPLADFLDAMGREGVVLFYQGDTARQLASDSADNGGHLGLEDLACYRPRWRRPLSWTYRDARIWSTPPPAFGGMMLALASHGLEQHLPGGQAFGNAPHLKALLQSLEQTEQWRRKLEQPELFNSDRALRKAFLALMQAGPQARRGTTQISIDDGHELGISLTLSNGEGSGYVLPGTGILLNNMLGEEDLNRNGFHRWPTNRRLASMMAPMMLRRGQSRWLLGSGGSNRIRTALAQVICNLVDFDLPLDAAIAAPRMHLENGQLAIELEEGAWPDGVTEWLDEHQPHARRWPERNMYFGGVHAVGPDAAAADPRRLGSATSSS
- the hemW gene encoding radical SAM family heme chaperone HemW, with product MLTPPPLSLYLHLPWCIAKCPYCDFNSHALAGELPEGDYIDALLADLEVDLPRVWGRTLSSIFIGGGTPSLFSADAIDRLLSGVRARLALAPDAEITMEANPGAVEHDRFEGYRAAGVNRISLGVQSFDNEQLKRLGRIHSATEASRAIEAVTRAGFERFNLDLMWALPGQTIEQALADLEQALAFEPRHLSHYQLTIEPNTVFAARPPELPEEEIIWDMQQTCQERLLDAGLTSYEISAWAAPGQASRHNLNYWCFGDYLGIGAGAHGKITLPAKGHILRTRRKSHPRPYLKAQENGSFIAEEAIVPDEQLPFEYFLNRFRLDQPVPWTEFETRTGLDRERIAESMDRARELGLIDSDETCIFRTARGKRYLNDLQALFLPR
- a CDS encoding type IV pilin protein, producing MKVKGFTMIELLIAVVIVAVLAAIAIPMYQDHVDRTRRADAVTGLTELAQELERCFTRNNSYTGTGCPSGTESSPDGHYNIAITAGDDSFTLAATPTGVQDRDDCRELSLTHRGERDANPDMAECWRTE
- a CDS encoding MFS transporter — translated: MRSIFAITTLLFGIGLMLAGNGLIGTLLGVRGQIEGFSSTLLGLVMAGYFAGFVAGTFIVPNMIRRVGHIRVFATLASLCSVTVLLHGLFIHPTVWLLARAMAGVCVVGLYIVIESWLNEQTGNEQRGHIFSVYMTTTLIGLGIGQLLLLAGDVATLHLFALGSVLMSLGLVPVALTRVSEPPLVESHRLGLSKLYSISPLGVVGAVFSGIGTGAFWGLGAVMAAALGLGAGGIAGFMALTILGGILMMWPVGWLSDRFDRRTVLSWVCLSSGLAALLALWLASIEPVLVLAGGFAYGATAFSIYALSAAHTNDHVDPEHMLETTSALQLMYGSGAIAGPMIAGVLMQHVHPTSLLAFIALAAFIPAGFARYRMLVSPPVPADDQGDWVPQFATSPAVLEMYPEQDETADSDSEQPPQASA
- a CDS encoding type B 50S ribosomal protein L31; amino-acid sequence: MKPEIHPEYREVVFQDTSSDLVFKTRSTVQTKDTIKWEDGNEYPLVKVEVSSKSHPFYTGKHKIMDSGGRVDRFKQRYGKGKK